In Streptomyces capitiformicae, one genomic interval encodes:
- a CDS encoding serine hydrolase, giving the protein MTHTGTRVLAAALGAGVLIPLSVAAAPAASAAPPQVSCTSGQARLAEKLRKDITAALAKRKGTVAVGLFERATNTTCTLRSGTAFDSASVVKVTVLAALLYDAKKQNRYLTDRETKLATAMITKSDNASTSTLWKQLGVKKIQAFLTAAKMTQTKPGANNYWGLTQITVRDEQRLLALLTAKNSVLSDNARAYVLKLMNKVVSSQRWGTPAGAPSTVKVHVKNGWLPRATHGWRVHSVGAFKGGGRDYTITVLTHGNPDMNYGVSTIQNVAKVIHKDLVPVSASVQRYQPTATPQEAIPAVPTGG; this is encoded by the coding sequence ATGACTCACACGGGTACCCGTGTGCTCGCCGCGGCCCTGGGGGCCGGGGTGCTCATACCGCTGTCGGTCGCCGCCGCACCCGCGGCCTCCGCCGCGCCGCCGCAGGTCAGCTGTACGTCGGGCCAGGCGAGGCTGGCCGAGAAGCTGCGGAAGGACATCACCGCGGCGCTCGCCAAGCGCAAGGGCACCGTGGCGGTCGGGCTGTTCGAGCGGGCCACCAACACCACCTGCACCCTGCGGAGCGGCACCGCGTTCGACTCGGCCAGCGTCGTGAAGGTGACCGTGCTGGCCGCGCTGCTCTACGACGCCAAGAAGCAGAACCGGTACCTCACCGACCGCGAGACCAAGCTCGCCACCGCGATGATCACCAAGTCCGACAACGCCTCCACCAGCACCCTGTGGAAGCAGCTCGGGGTGAAGAAGATCCAGGCCTTCCTGACCGCCGCCAAGATGACCCAGACCAAGCCGGGCGCCAACAACTACTGGGGGCTCACCCAGATCACCGTCCGGGACGAGCAGCGGCTGCTGGCGCTCCTCACCGCGAAGAACTCCGTCCTCAGCGACAACGCCCGCGCCTACGTCCTCAAGCTCATGAACAAGGTCGTCTCCTCGCAGCGCTGGGGGACCCCGGCCGGGGCGCCGTCCACGGTGAAGGTGCACGTCAAGAACGGCTGGCTGCCGCGGGCCACGCACGGCTGGCGGGTGCACAGCGTCGGCGCGTTCAAGGGCGGAGGCCGCGACTACACGATCACCGTCCTCACCCACGGAAACCCTGACATGAACTACGGCGTCAGCACCATCCAGAACGTCGCCAAGGTCATCCACAAGGACCTGGTGCCGGTGTCGGCGTCCGTGCAGCGGTACCAGCCGACGGCCACGCCGCAGGAGGCGATCCCGGCGGTGCCCACCGGCGGCTGA
- a CDS encoding ABC transporter ATP-binding protein, with product MQQGEAPTEAPTEAPAEKKSGWAHRLAAYAWRYPKDVILALGSSLAGMALMALVPLITKVIIDDVIGDKTRDMAPWAGALVVSAALVYVFTYIRRYYGGRLALDVQHDLRTEMYGTITRLDGRRQDDLSTGQVVGRATSDLQLIQGLLFMLPMTIGNFLLFLISLVVMAWLSLPLTLVALAVAPALWWIAERSRTKLHPATWYAQAQAAAVAGVVDGAVSGVRVVKGFGQEEQETGKLREVGRRLFAGRLRTIRFNSRYTPALQAVPALGQVAMLALGGWLAVRGHITLGTFVAFSAYLAQLVGPVRMLAMVLTVGQQARAGTERVLELIDTEPTLTGGTKTLPADAPATVEFDDVSFGYDDGHPVLQGLSFEIRPGETLAVVGASGSGKSTVSLLLPRFYDVTRGAVLIGGQDVRELTFDSLRAAIGLVPEDSFLFSDTVRSNIAYGRPDATDEQIETAARTAQADRFIAGLPDGYDTKVGEHGLTLSGGQRQRIALARAILTDPRLLVLDDATSAVDARVEHEIHEALGHVMAGRTTLLIAHRRSTLGLADRIAVLDEGRLADIGTHEELERRSALYRRLLTDPDELGGVSPGHVQPSQPVEDMSIRDELDAEFDAERGITPRLWTGDREPRDTAFDGTPATPELLAQVEALPPATDTPGIDEARAVAPEDSYGLKRLLRGFGLPLLVSLALVATDAGMGLLLPVLIRNGIDDGVSQAALGGVWAASVLALLSVIAQWAAQVGEMRMTGRTGERVLYSLRLKIFAQLQRLGLDYYERELTGRIMTRMTTDVDALSTFLQTGLVTAFVSVVTFFGIMVALVVIDVQLALVVFATLPPLIVCTVFFRRASVKAYELARERVAVVNADLQESVAGLRIVQAFRRERDSGERFAAGSDSYREARVHGQWLISIYFPFVQFLSMVAAAAVLIVGAHRVDAGTLTTGALVAYLLYIDLFFAPVQQLSQVFDGYQQATVSLGRIQELLQEPTSTKAAAEPLEVLSLRGDITFEGVDFAYGSADDAEEALSGVSLTIPSGQTVAFVGETGAGKSTLVKLVARFYDPTGGRVTVDGTDLRDLDITSYRHRLGVVPQEAYLFQGTIRDAIAYGRPDATDAEVEAAARAVGAHDMIATLDGGYLHEVTERGRNLSAGQRQLIALARAELVDPDILLLDEATAALDLATEAQVNQATDRLVGRRTTLVVAHRLTTAARADRVVVMADGRVAEDGTHDELLARDGRYAELWRTFVGEPALKP from the coding sequence GTGCAACAGGGGGAGGCACCCACAGAGGCACCCACAGAGGCACCCGCAGAGAAGAAATCCGGCTGGGCGCACCGCCTCGCCGCCTACGCCTGGCGCTACCCCAAGGACGTCATCCTCGCCCTCGGCTCCTCCCTGGCCGGCATGGCCCTCATGGCCCTCGTCCCCCTGATCACCAAGGTGATCATCGACGACGTCATCGGCGACAAGACCCGCGACATGGCCCCCTGGGCCGGCGCCCTCGTCGTTTCCGCCGCCCTCGTCTACGTCTTCACCTACATCCGCCGCTACTACGGCGGCCGCCTCGCCCTCGACGTCCAGCACGACCTCCGCACGGAGATGTACGGCACGATCACCCGCCTCGACGGCCGCCGCCAGGACGACCTGTCCACGGGCCAGGTCGTCGGCCGCGCGACCAGCGACCTCCAGCTGATCCAGGGCCTGCTCTTCATGCTGCCGATGACCATCGGCAACTTCCTCCTCTTCCTGATCTCCCTCGTCGTCATGGCGTGGCTGTCGCTCCCCCTCACCCTCGTCGCCCTCGCCGTGGCACCCGCCCTGTGGTGGATCGCCGAACGCAGCCGCACCAAGCTCCACCCGGCCACCTGGTACGCCCAGGCCCAGGCCGCCGCCGTGGCGGGCGTCGTCGACGGCGCGGTCAGCGGCGTACGCGTCGTCAAGGGCTTCGGGCAAGAGGAGCAGGAAACCGGCAAACTCCGCGAAGTCGGCCGCCGCCTCTTCGCGGGCCGCCTCCGCACCATCCGCTTCAACTCCAGGTACACCCCCGCCCTGCAGGCCGTCCCCGCCCTCGGCCAGGTCGCGATGCTGGCGCTCGGCGGCTGGCTGGCGGTGCGCGGACACATCACGCTCGGTACGTTCGTCGCGTTCTCCGCGTACCTTGCCCAGCTGGTCGGCCCGGTCCGCATGCTCGCCATGGTCCTCACCGTCGGCCAGCAGGCGAGGGCCGGCACCGAGCGCGTCCTGGAGCTGATCGACACCGAGCCGACGCTCACCGGCGGCACCAAGACCCTCCCCGCCGACGCGCCCGCGACGGTCGAGTTCGACGACGTGTCGTTCGGGTACGACGACGGGCACCCCGTCCTCCAAGGCCTCTCCTTCGAGATCCGTCCCGGCGAGACCCTCGCCGTCGTCGGCGCGTCCGGCTCCGGCAAGTCGACCGTCTCCCTCCTCCTCCCGCGCTTCTACGACGTGACCCGGGGCGCCGTCCTCATCGGCGGCCAGGACGTCCGCGAACTGACCTTCGATTCCCTCCGCGCCGCGATCGGGCTCGTCCCCGAGGATTCGTTCCTCTTCTCCGACACCGTCCGCAGCAACATCGCGTACGGCCGCCCCGACGCCACCGACGAGCAGATCGAGACGGCCGCCCGCACCGCCCAGGCGGACCGTTTCATCGCCGGATTGCCCGACGGCTACGACACCAAGGTCGGCGAACACGGCCTGACCCTCTCCGGCGGTCAGCGCCAGCGCATCGCCCTCGCCCGCGCGATCCTCACCGACCCCCGCCTCCTCGTCCTCGACGACGCGACCTCCGCCGTGGACGCCCGCGTCGAACACGAGATCCACGAGGCGCTCGGCCACGTCATGGCGGGCCGCACGACCCTCCTCATCGCCCACCGCCGCTCCACCCTCGGCCTCGCCGACCGCATCGCCGTCCTCGACGAGGGCCGCCTCGCCGACATCGGCACCCACGAGGAGCTGGAACGCCGCTCCGCCCTGTACCGCCGCCTGCTCACCGACCCCGACGAGCTGGGCGGTGTCTCGCCCGGCCACGTCCAGCCGTCGCAGCCCGTCGAGGACATGTCGATACGGGACGAACTGGACGCCGAGTTCGACGCCGAGCGCGGCATCACCCCCCGGCTGTGGACCGGCGACCGGGAGCCCAGGGACACCGCCTTCGACGGCACCCCCGCCACCCCCGAACTCCTCGCCCAGGTCGAGGCGCTGCCCCCGGCGACCGACACTCCCGGCATCGACGAGGCCCGCGCGGTCGCCCCGGAGGACTCCTACGGCCTGAAACGCCTCCTGCGCGGCTTCGGCCTGCCCCTCCTCGTCAGCCTGGCCCTGGTCGCGACCGACGCCGGCATGGGCCTGCTGCTGCCCGTCCTGATCCGGAACGGCATCGACGACGGCGTCTCCCAGGCGGCCCTCGGCGGGGTCTGGGCCGCCTCCGTCCTCGCCCTCCTCTCGGTGATTGCCCAGTGGGCGGCCCAGGTCGGCGAGATGCGCATGACCGGCCGTACCGGCGAACGCGTCCTCTACTCGCTCCGCCTGAAGATCTTCGCCCAGCTCCAGCGCCTCGGACTCGACTACTACGAGCGGGAGTTGACGGGCCGGATCATGACCCGGATGACGACCGACGTCGACGCCCTTTCGACGTTCCTCCAGACCGGTCTGGTCACGGCCTTCGTCTCCGTCGTCACCTTCTTCGGCATCATGGTCGCCCTCGTCGTGATCGACGTACAGCTCGCGCTCGTCGTCTTCGCGACGCTCCCGCCGCTGATCGTCTGCACGGTCTTCTTCCGCCGGGCGAGTGTGAAGGCGTACGAACTCGCCCGTGAGCGGGTGGCCGTGGTCAACGCGGACCTCCAGGAGTCGGTGGCCGGGCTGCGGATCGTGCAGGCGTTCCGCCGCGAGCGCGACAGCGGCGAGCGGTTCGCGGCCGGCAGCGACAGCTACCGCGAGGCGCGCGTCCACGGCCAGTGGCTGATCTCGATCTACTTCCCGTTCGTGCAGTTCCTGTCGATGGTGGCCGCCGCGGCCGTCCTGATCGTGGGCGCGCACCGGGTCGACGCGGGCACCCTCACCACCGGCGCCCTGGTCGCGTACCTCCTCTACATCGACCTGTTCTTCGCCCCCGTCCAGCAGCTCTCCCAGGTCTTCGACGGCTACCAGCAGGCCACCGTCTCCCTGGGCCGTATCCAGGAACTCCTCCAGGAGCCCACCTCCACGAAGGCCGCGGCCGAGCCCCTGGAGGTCCTCTCCCTGCGTGGCGACATCACCTTCGAGGGCGTGGACTTCGCCTACGGGTCCGCCGACGACGCGGAGGAGGCCCTGAGCGGGGTCTCGTTGACCATCCCCTCAGGGCAGACCGTCGCCTTCGTCGGCGAGACCGGCGCCGGCAAGTCCACCCTCGTCAAACTCGTCGCCCGCTTCTACGACCCCACCGGCGGCCGGGTCACCGTCGACGGCACGGACCTGCGCGACCTCGACATCACGTCGTACCGCCACCGCCTGGGCGTCGTCCCGCAGGAGGCGTACCTCTTCCAGGGCACGATCAGGGACGCCATCGCCTACGGCCGCCCCGACGCCACCGACGCGGAGGTGGAGGCCGCCGCCCGTGCCGTCGGCGCCCACGACATGATCGCCACCCTCGACGGCGGCTACCTCCACGAGGTCACCGAACGCGGCCGCAACCTGTCGGCCGGCCAGCGCCAGCTGATCGCCCTGGCCCGCGCCGAACTGGTCGACCCCGACATCCTGCTCCTCGACGAGGCGACCGCGGCCCTGGACCTGGCCACGGAAGCCCAGGTCAACCAGGCGACGGACCGCCTCGTCGGCCGCCGCACCACCCTCGTCGTGGCCCACCGCCTGACCACCGCCGCCCGCGCCGACCGCGTCGTCGTCATGGCCGACGGCCGGGTGGCGGAGGACGGCACCCACGACGAACTCCTGGCCCGGGACGGACGGTACGCGGAGCTGTGGCGGACGTTCGTGGGAGAGCCGGCCCTGAAGCCGTAG
- a CDS encoding ABC transporter ATP-binding protein — protein MTRPAVTRPTVTRPTVSAAGLALSYRGTRAVDDVTLRLTEGVTGLLGPNGAGKTTLLRILATATPPDDGAFTVLGHDPSTVRGRQDARRALGYLPQNPGFHPDFTAFEFVDYVAILKELTDRRTRHAEARRVLDAVGLAEVRGKRIRKLSGGMRQRVALAAALVGDPGFLVLDEPTVGLDPEQRMRFRELIAEAGEGRTVLLSTHQTEDVAMLCHRVVVMVKGRVRFDGTAAELTAVADGRVWSSAERQPGARAGWRTGTGEFRNVGDPPAGARLVEPTLEDGYLLALGGDTGTGTGTGAAA, from the coding sequence ATGACACGACCCGCGGTTACCCGACCCACGGTCACACGTCCCACGGTCTCGGCCGCCGGGCTGGCCCTGAGCTATCGCGGTACGAGGGCGGTGGACGACGTGACGCTGCGGCTCACCGAAGGCGTCACGGGTCTGCTCGGGCCGAACGGCGCGGGCAAAACGACGCTGTTGCGGATCCTGGCGACGGCGACGCCGCCGGACGACGGGGCGTTCACCGTCCTCGGGCACGACCCCAGCACGGTCCGCGGACGGCAGGACGCACGCAGGGCACTGGGCTATCTGCCGCAGAACCCCGGCTTCCATCCGGACTTCACCGCCTTCGAGTTCGTCGACTACGTGGCGATCCTCAAGGAGCTGACGGACCGGCGGACCCGGCACGCCGAGGCCCGGCGGGTCCTCGACGCGGTCGGTCTGGCGGAGGTGCGCGGCAAGCGGATCCGGAAACTCTCCGGCGGTATGCGGCAGCGGGTGGCGCTGGCGGCGGCCCTGGTCGGCGATCCGGGGTTCCTGGTCCTGGACGAGCCCACGGTCGGGCTGGACCCGGAACAGCGGATGCGGTTCCGGGAGCTGATCGCGGAGGCCGGCGAGGGCCGGACGGTGCTGCTGTCCACCCATCAGACGGAGGACGTGGCCATGCTGTGCCACCGGGTGGTGGTGATGGTCAAGGGCCGGGTGCGGTTCGACGGCACGGCCGCCGAGCTGACGGCGGTCGCCGACGGCCGGGTGTGGAGCAGCGCGGAGCGGCAGCCGGGCGCCAGAGCCGGATGGCGCACCGGGACGGGCGAGTTCCGCAACGTCGGCGATCCGCCGGCGGGCGCCCGGCTGGTCGAGCCGACGCTGGAAGACGGCTATCTGCTGGCGCTCGGCGGCGACACGGGGACGGGGACGGGGACGGGGGCGGCGGCATGA
- a CDS encoding esterase-like activity of phytase family protein, producing MRQTSRLRTVLATVTAGLAAATCLSAAGPANATAPHACSPSVSIDGFSDALDKTTYEGTFVGNFSALAVDRDGSLLAVSDRSSLFSLDPRTLQPKGVVPLATDTGAALDSEGLVVDRDGTRLISSETEPTVRRYDREGRPLNNLPVPDALKVAPAGRAATNQTFEGLTLLPGGRTLLATMEGALTGDTTGVVRFQTWQRHGIGKDFRLAAQYGYRADSGLGVVEATGLPGGRLLVLERGFTAGVGNTVRLYAADTRHATDTTGVDVLTGQDGDGVRLVHKTLLADLVNCPPLGATAKQPQPNPLLDNIEGMTVTGQQRHGGRLNVLLVSDDNQNAAQTTRFYSLRVRLG from the coding sequence ATGCGTCAGACATCCCGCCTGAGAACCGTACTCGCGACCGTCACCGCCGGTCTGGCGGCGGCCACCTGCCTGTCCGCCGCCGGCCCGGCCAACGCCACCGCGCCCCACGCCTGTTCGCCGTCCGTCTCCATAGACGGCTTCTCCGACGCCCTCGACAAGACGACCTACGAGGGCACCTTCGTCGGCAACTTCTCCGCCCTCGCCGTCGACCGGGACGGGTCCCTGCTCGCCGTCTCCGACCGGTCCTCCCTCTTCTCCCTCGACCCGCGCACCCTCCAGCCGAAGGGCGTCGTCCCCCTCGCCACCGACACCGGCGCGGCGCTCGACTCCGAGGGCCTGGTCGTCGACCGGGACGGCACCCGGCTGATCAGCTCCGAGACCGAGCCGACCGTACGCCGCTACGACCGCGAGGGCCGGCCACTCAACAACCTTCCCGTGCCGGACGCGCTGAAGGTCGCCCCCGCGGGGCGCGCCGCCACCAACCAGACCTTCGAAGGGCTCACCCTCCTCCCCGGCGGCCGTACGCTGCTCGCCACGATGGAGGGCGCGCTCACCGGGGACACGACCGGTGTCGTCCGCTTCCAGACCTGGCAACGGCACGGCATCGGCAAGGACTTCCGGCTCGCGGCCCAGTACGGCTACCGCGCCGACAGCGGGCTCGGAGTCGTCGAGGCCACCGGGCTGCCGGGCGGGCGGCTCCTCGTCCTGGAGCGCGGCTTCACCGCCGGCGTCGGCAACACGGTCCGCCTCTACGCCGCCGACACGCGCCACGCCACGGACACCACCGGCGTCGACGTCCTCACCGGCCAGGACGGCGACGGCGTACGACTCGTCCACAAGACGCTCCTCGCCGACCTCGTGAACTGCCCGCCCCTCGGCGCCACCGCCAAGCAGCCGCAGCCGAACCCGCTGCTCGACAACATCGAGGGCATGACCGTCACCGGGCAGCAGCGGCACGGGGGCCGGCTGAACGTGCTGCTCGTCAGCGACGACAACCAGAACGCCGCCCAGACGACACGGTTCTACTCGCTTCGCGTCCGCCTGGGCTGA
- a CDS encoding helix-turn-helix domain-containing protein: protein MGKDHGTHALKVTDPGVVHFLVSAFEYAWERARPVVQEHDQQRPPLLTDETRLHVLRLMVDGYTDAAIAGRLGISTRTVASHLKKVGDMLGSNSRAQLAYLTAKSGLLEDGEPGDCACERRP, encoded by the coding sequence ATGGGCAAGGACCACGGCACCCACGCCCTCAAGGTCACCGACCCCGGCGTCGTGCACTTCCTGGTCTCGGCGTTCGAGTACGCCTGGGAGCGGGCGAGGCCGGTCGTCCAAGAGCACGACCAGCAACGCCCCCCACTGCTCACCGACGAGACCCGGCTGCATGTGCTCCGGCTCATGGTCGACGGCTACACCGACGCCGCCATCGCGGGCCGGCTCGGTATCAGCACCCGTACCGTCGCCAGTCATCTGAAGAAGGTCGGCGACATGCTCGGCAGCAACAGCCGCGCCCAGCTCGCCTATCTGACCGCCAAGAGCGGCCTGTTGGAGGACGGCGAGCCGGGCGACTGCGCGTGCGAACGCAGACCGTGA
- a CDS encoding cupin domain-containing protein has protein sequence MSWHADDGDLREYAHGMLAAPRLWSVETHLAACADCRAALSAHVPSAEIDGGWARLDAELDAPRPGAVESLLIRVGVADHTARLLAATPVLRRSWLGAVVLTLLLAVGVGLAASPLMLLATAPLLPLVGVAVSFGPGLDPTYEMAVVAPMHTFRLLMVRTVAVLSTTTALSGLASLALPSYGLAALGWLLPALALTSTGVALTPRLGPVLAPALVGGGWTALVVLSCLPTSGTPLPFTAEGQGAAAAIAVVATVLLVAARDRFDSGRPLGPSLGSLRSLRSLRSLRSLRSLRIAARRLS, from the coding sequence ATGAGCTGGCACGCCGATGACGGGGACCTGCGGGAGTACGCGCACGGGATGCTGGCGGCGCCTCGACTGTGGTCCGTCGAGACCCATCTCGCCGCCTGCGCGGACTGCCGGGCGGCGCTCTCGGCCCATGTCCCGTCCGCCGAGATCGACGGGGGCTGGGCCCGGCTGGACGCCGAGTTGGATGCCCCGAGGCCCGGCGCGGTGGAGTCGCTGCTGATCCGGGTGGGGGTCGCCGACCACACCGCGCGGCTGCTCGCGGCGACTCCGGTGCTGCGCCGCTCCTGGCTCGGCGCCGTGGTGCTCACCCTGCTGCTCGCGGTCGGCGTGGGACTGGCCGCGTCGCCGCTGATGCTGCTGGCCACGGCGCCGCTGCTGCCGCTCGTGGGGGTGGCGGTGTCGTTCGGCCCCGGGCTGGACCCGACGTACGAGATGGCCGTGGTCGCGCCGATGCACACCTTCCGGCTGCTGATGGTCCGGACCGTCGCCGTGCTGTCGACGACGACGGCACTGAGCGGGCTGGCGAGCCTGGCGCTGCCGTCGTACGGCCTGGCGGCGCTCGGCTGGCTGCTGCCGGCGCTCGCGCTGACCTCGACGGGGGTCGCGTTGACGCCCCGGCTGGGGCCCGTACTCGCGCCCGCGCTGGTCGGTGGCGGCTGGACCGCCCTGGTGGTGCTGAGCTGCCTGCCGACGTCCGGTACGCCGCTGCCCTTCACCGCCGAAGGGCAGGGCGCGGCGGCGGCGATCGCGGTGGTGGCGACGGTGCTGCTGGTGGCGGCGCGGGACCGCTTCGACAGCGGCCGTCCGCTCGGTCCTTCCCTCGGATCCCTTCGATCCCTTCGATCCCTCCGATCCCTCCGATCCCTCCGATCCCTTCGAATCGCAGCCAGGAGGCTGTCATGA
- a CDS encoding RNA polymerase sigma factor, whose product MNRGSPGDAELLRAVADGDRRAFEELYRRYAPWLVLRLRGRCADPVLVDDVVQETFLDVWRGAARYRREGDVAGWLWRIGSRRLVDALRGDGARGRLRQALARLRHRDEASAEEQVLARVQHGDLAGSLAGLSPELRAVLQATVIDGLTTREAAVLLGIPPGTVKTRAMRARKQLREGLT is encoded by the coding sequence ATGAACCGGGGGAGCCCGGGCGACGCAGAGTTGTTGCGCGCCGTCGCGGACGGTGACCGCCGCGCCTTCGAGGAGCTGTACCGTCGGTACGCTCCTTGGCTGGTGCTGCGGCTGCGCGGGCGGTGCGCCGATCCGGTGCTCGTCGACGACGTCGTACAGGAGACGTTCCTCGACGTGTGGCGGGGAGCCGCCCGCTATCGCCGTGAAGGTGATGTGGCGGGCTGGTTGTGGCGGATCGGGTCGCGCCGGCTGGTGGACGCGCTGCGTGGCGACGGTGCCCGCGGCCGGCTGCGCCAGGCACTGGCCCGGCTGCGTCATCGAGACGAGGCGTCCGCGGAGGAACAGGTGCTGGCCCGGGTGCAGCACGGCGACCTGGCGGGCTCGCTGGCCGGGCTCTCGCCGGAGTTGCGGGCGGTGTTGCAGGCCACGGTGATCGACGGCCTGACGACGCGTGAGGCGGCCGTCCTGCTGGGCATTCCGCCGGGCACGGTCAAGACCCGGGCCATGCGCGCCCGGAAGCAGCTGCGGGAGGGCCTGACATGA
- a CDS encoding ABC transporter permease — MTAVTETRAVAPAPARAADGRRAVLALARVEARRLLLHPLVLAALVAYLTLVLWPGGEPEDAYPVLQDIDRETQLGQLMLGLAVMIAANLAVLRSHRRGTDGSFGVLVVLPWQRTCAHALSVLPTVLVGALIVAGQFTAQALKPGAVGHGSVFELATGPLLILLPAILGVLLGRVVRSAFAAPLAVVAFLAISMVFVADSQSPAWLRGMAPVLFDEGARPLPYDLLGRPAGWHALYLLALSVLAAAGAALVSGGRTRAVRVTAVAAFGAVVTAVVFQGMAPSDAVREARKVATRDPAAVQDCERREATTYCAFPEFTPWIDEWARVTDRARSLAGDPDRTRELTVRQKVAAVDGPSDRSNLSPAGPGELTASTAWGGERELEFAASVARGLVVGHEQYGGAYCDARGVLMVWLAIRATRDGEALFEKTGDNYNSPGVIQAPVFALSLRGREYAVVQRLLAEPRPEVDRRVKASWAELSAPGTTTDRAAALLGVTAPAETADDREWRCA; from the coding sequence ATGACGGCCGTGACCGAGACCCGGGCCGTGGCACCGGCTCCGGCGCGGGCCGCGGACGGGCGGCGGGCGGTGCTCGCGCTGGCCCGGGTGGAGGCACGGCGCCTGTTGCTGCATCCGCTGGTCCTGGCCGCCCTGGTGGCCTACCTGACGCTCGTGCTGTGGCCGGGCGGCGAGCCGGAGGACGCCTATCCGGTCCTGCAGGACATCGACCGTGAGACACAGCTGGGACAGCTGATGCTGGGGCTCGCGGTGATGATCGCCGCGAACCTGGCGGTGCTGCGCTCCCACCGGCGGGGCACGGACGGGTCTTTCGGGGTGCTGGTGGTGCTGCCGTGGCAGCGCACCTGTGCGCATGCGCTGTCGGTGCTGCCGACGGTGCTGGTGGGGGCGCTGATCGTGGCGGGCCAGTTCACTGCCCAGGCGCTGAAGCCCGGGGCGGTGGGCCACGGTTCGGTGTTCGAGCTGGCGACCGGGCCGTTGCTGATCCTCCTGCCCGCGATCCTGGGAGTGCTGCTGGGCCGGGTGGTCCGGTCGGCCTTCGCGGCCCCGCTGGCCGTGGTCGCCTTCCTCGCGATCAGCATGGTCTTCGTGGCCGACTCGCAGAGCCCGGCCTGGCTGCGCGGGATGGCGCCCGTGCTGTTCGACGAGGGTGCGCGACCGCTGCCGTACGACCTGCTGGGGCGGCCCGCGGGATGGCACGCGCTGTACCTGCTGGCGCTCTCGGTGCTGGCGGCGGCCGGCGCGGCCCTGGTGAGCGGTGGCCGGACGCGGGCCGTACGGGTCACCGCCGTGGCGGCGTTCGGCGCGGTTGTGACCGCCGTCGTGTTCCAGGGCATGGCGCCGTCGGACGCGGTGCGCGAGGCACGGAAGGTGGCGACCCGTGACCCGGCGGCGGTGCAGGACTGCGAGCGGCGCGAGGCGACGACGTACTGCGCCTTTCCCGAGTTCACCCCCTGGATCGACGAATGGGCCCGGGTGACGGACAGGGCGCGGTCGCTGGCCGGCGATCCGGACAGGACGCGGGAACTGACCGTACGGCAGAAGGTCGCCGCAGTCGACGGACCGTCGGACAGGTCGAACCTCTCGCCCGCCGGGCCCGGCGAGTTGACGGCGAGCACGGCGTGGGGCGGTGAGCGGGAGCTGGAGTTCGCCGCGAGCGTCGCCCGGGGGCTGGTGGTCGGGCACGAACAGTACGGGGGAGCGTACTGCGACGCGCGGGGGGTGCTGATGGTCTGGCTGGCGATCCGCGCGACCCGGGACGGCGAGGCCCTGTTCGAGAAAACCGGGGACAACTACAACAGCCCCGGCGTGATCCAGGCACCGGTCTTCGCGCTCTCCCTGCGTGGCCGCGAGTACGCCGTCGTCCAGCGGCTGCTCGCCGAGCCCCGGCCGGAAGTGGATCGCAGGGTGAAGGCGTCCTGGGCCGAGCTCTCCGCCCCCGGCACGACCACCGACCGCGCGGCCGCGCTGCTGGGCGTCACCGCCCCGGCCGAGACGGCCGACGACCGCGAGTGGCGGTGCGCATGA
- a CDS encoding antibiotic biosynthesis monooxygenase, which translates to MSTTDVRRGEPVTTVLTGEVRPGREQEFEVWTHGITRCARRFPGNEGVSWLRPEKGHRFHAVLRWSDPHRLAAWLESDERAAWHARMAGVATEIGSERQSTSGMETWFSLPGTTCSPRPAGRWRSPRSSAPIPAPC; encoded by the coding sequence ATGAGCACCACCGACGTGAGGCGGGGCGAGCCGGTCACCACGGTCCTCACCGGGGAGGTCCGCCCCGGCCGGGAGCAGGAGTTCGAGGTCTGGACCCACGGGATCACCCGGTGCGCCAGACGGTTCCCGGGCAACGAGGGCGTCTCGTGGCTGCGCCCCGAGAAGGGCCACCGCTTCCACGCGGTGCTGCGCTGGTCCGATCCGCACCGGCTCGCCGCGTGGCTGGAGTCGGACGAGCGGGCGGCATGGCACGCGAGGATGGCGGGCGTCGCCACGGAGATCGGCAGCGAGCGGCAGTCGACGTCCGGGATGGAGACCTGGTTCAGCCTGCCCGGCACCACGTGCAGTCCCCGCCCCGCTGGAAGATGGCGCTCACCACGTTCCTCGGCGCCTATCCCTGCACCCTGCTGA